Genomic DNA from Chlorocebus sabaeus isolate Y175 chromosome 6, mChlSab1.0.hap1, whole genome shotgun sequence:
aactcagactgccTGGCCATAGAGTCCTTGCTCTTTAACTGCTAAATGTCTGTCATCTCAGTAGCTGGCATGCTGGTTAAAAGTAAGGGGGACTTTGGCCTCAGGCAGTGATCTGGCTCCTACCTCCGCTTGTCTTTTCACCTCTCTGTCCtgccatattcttttctttttactttttattttggagccagggtctcgctctgtcgccccggctggagtgcagtgacgcgatcatAGCTCACGTATCTTAGCCTccaattcctggtctcaagccatccgcccacctcagcctctgaaagtgctgggagtacaggcgaccacgcccagcctcatgtgcagctaattttttcatttcttgtagagaagaggtcttgcAATGTtgacccaggctgttctcaaaaccctagcctcaagcgatcctcctgcctctgctttccaaagtgctgggattacaggcgtgagccactgtgcccagccccaaaatatttgtttattcctTTGCCTCCCCACGAGGATGGGGACTGTTGTCTATATTGGTCACCTATTGAGCAGCTCATGTGTGCCATGCCCTGTTCTAGGCACAGGGGATCCAGCAGTGGACAGAAAGACAAGCACTCCTGTGTTCTCAGAGCTCACATTCTAGAAAGGGGGTCAGGCCCTCAAGCAGATAAGGACATAGCGATAGGACAGGGAGCCATGCAGCCCAGAGGTAAGGCGGGATCAGGATGCAGGGGATGCTGCCACTGTTTAGCTAGGTTGGCCAGGgagggcctctctgaggaggtgacctTTGAGCTGTGGCTGAAGGAAGTGAAGGAGTCGGTGTGTGGCTGTTGAAGAGGGAGGGATAGTTGTCAGCCCAAAGGTCCTtggctccctccctctcctcctccggATATTTACTCCAGGTCACCTCCTATTACTCCAGGTCACCTACTCACCGAGAAGATCCTGTAACACTGCAGCAGCCCTGTCCACGCatgcatgtgcatacacacacacacacacacacacacagttggaGGCCAGTGTGCCCAAAGTACTAGGTTGTGAACGGTGTTCATGCAGGGTAGTCATAACAAGGATGTTCCATTTTGTTCTAATAGCGACAGGAGGGAAAAAGAgggtctgggccaggcacggtggctcaggcctgtaatcccagcactttacgaggccgaggcgggtggatcacaaggtcaggagttcgagactagcctggccaacatggcaaaaccccgtctctactaaaaatacaaaaattagctgggtgtgatggtgggcgcctgtaatcccagctactcgggaggctgaggcaggaaaatcgtttgaaccgggaggtggaggttgcagtaagccaagatcatgccactgtactccagcctgggtgacaagagcaagactctgtctcaaaaaaaagagcatCTGACCCAAGCAGGTGTCCACTGGCTCCCCCTGGCTGCGTGTGGGGACAGACTGGGGACACAAGTAGAAACAGGGAGAGCAGGGCGGGCTCATGGAGAACAACTCATGGAGGAAAGGTCAGATTCGGGATCCTCTTGAAGTTGGAGCCGCAGAAATTGCTGCATCCTGAGATGTTTCTCATCTCAGGAAACAGCAGCACCACTGACTGCATTGCTCACGCCGCAGACCCTGAGTCCCGGGTTGTCTGGCATCTTGGGGAAGAGCATGGCCTCTGGAGCCAGCTGCATGGTTCCAGATTTTACAATCCCACTCTGGcacggcatggtggctcacgcctgtaatcccagcacttcgggaggacaaggcaggaggatcacttgagcctgggagttcaagaccagcctgggcacagtcccaaccactcaggaggctgaggtgggaggattgcttgaacctgggagttggaggctgcagtgagccatgatcgtgctactgcactctagctggtgtaacagagtgagaccctgtctccaaaaacattaatgagttaatttaaataattcacaCTACTCACCAGCCAGTGTGACCCCTTGGGCAAatgtttaacctctctgtgccttagtttacCCATCGGTAACACAAATAGTAATAGGACCTAGCTggtagggttgttgtgaggattcagtgagtAACGACTCCACAAAtgctgccttttatttccttcccacTCCACATGCAATCCCTCACCAAGTCCTGTGTGAGTTGTTTTTTCTGCCTTGGTGGTTTGGGGGTTCGAACCTGCTGCGCCTGGGTTCTGACCCCTGGTTGGGACAATGGGTGGGGACCAGGGGCCTGGGTGAGCTCTCCACGCCTTCTTCAATACATCAGGTATTGACCTGATGGACCTGGCTTCGGACATCCTGCAGCCCAAAGGAGATGATGTGGCCCGGATCAGCTGGTACCTCCGTGACATCATCACTCGATATCAGGAGACCTTCAGCGTCATCGAGAAGGTGACTCTAGGGGGCTGGAGGGCATCCCCCTCCGTGCCCACCTCCCCTGGGCCAGCCCTGACCCCACTCTTCCTGTTCCCTCTCAGTGCCCCAAGCCTGTGATTGCTGCCGTCCACGGGGGCTGCATTGGCGGAGGTGAGTCTGTGGCTGTCCTCCTGCTCGGGTGCTCCCCGGGTCGGGCTGCTGCCCCAATGCTTCGGCCACTggcctccagcctcagctctgtCATGGGGCAGACTCTGTCCCAAGAGGCAGCCACACGTCCTGGGAGGCGGGGTTGGGTCTGGTGGTCATTCAGCGTCCCtggcctctacctcctaggtGTGGACCTCATCACCGCCTGTGACATCCGGTACTGTGCCCAGGACGCTTTCTTCCAGGTGAAGGTGAGCCATCCTCCTGAGCTCCTGCTTAGAGCTGGGcagtggggtggggttggggggccTGGAGTGAGCCCCGAGGGCTTCATGGAAGAGTCGGAGTTGAACCTGACAAAGTAAGACTTATCCGTAGAGGAAATCAAGAGGTGAAGTTGTGAATGGGTTAGATATGGGGTGGGGTTGAGGCTGGCAGGTGCCAGAGGCAGGGATTGCTCCTGGGGCCATACGGATGAAGGTGGGAGGCAGGATGGAGCCGGGGACACAGTAAAAGGGTCTCAGGTAGGGTGAAAAGGGCGCCTCTCTCATGATAGATGGATATGCCCTGAAGGGATGGGAGGGCGTATGAGTGGGAAGTGGGCTCTATTCTAGGTTGAAGGAACTTCCCTGAGCCAAGAAGctgcctgggcaatggagtgggACTTTGGAGGAAGTCCCTGGGGTGAAGGTGGGGCGGGACTCTCCAGTAAACATGAAATTTCATGGACGTTGGTGTTGCGAGGGGCACAGTATTGGGCAGAAACCACACACTGACCCGGTTCCTCCCTCAGGAGGTGGACGTGGGTTTGGCTGCCGATGTAGGGACACTGCAGCGCCTGCCCAAGGTCATCGGGAACCAAAGGTGGGTGcagggggtgtgggtgtgtgggcgGGGCACCCCAGAGCATCTTGCAGCCCCGGAGTGACAGCCACCTCCTGATGCACGCTCCCCTTTGCAGCCTGGTCAACGAGCTGGCCTTCACCGCCCGCAAGATGATGGCTGATGAGGCCCTGGGCTGTGGCCTGGTCAGGTAGGGCCATGGCCCTGGTGGCTCAGTGCTGGGGGCGGCCAGGCCTGGAGGGGTAGAGGCCTCCTCGCTTGAGAATTCCAAGTGGCATCCTTTCTTGGCGAGGTCATTTCTTTAGTGTGAGGTCAGTCCCCTGCTCCCATTGGGCTGTTTCTCTGGGGTCTTGGGCCTTCCCCTGTGAGTGGCTACTTCTTCACCTGcgggaggctgggggagagagCCCTTCCCAGCCCACCCGGTCCCTGATCTCTTTCGCTGCAGCCGGGTGTTCCCAGACAAGGAGGTCATGCTCGATGCTGCCTTAGCGCTGGCGGCCGAGATTTCCAGCAAGAGCCCCGTGGCGGTGCAGAGCACCAAGGTCAACCTGCTCTACTCCCGCGACCATTCGGTGGCCGAGAGCCTCAACTACGTGGTAAGGCGCTTGCTCCAACCAGTCACAGCCCTCCTCTAACCCCAGGCGACCAACCAAGGCTCAGGGTGCTCGCATGCTTCATCCTGATTGGCCCCTGCTAATCTGtctcctccttctttcctaaCACCCTCGGTACCAGGCGTCCTGGAACATGAGCATGCTGCAGACCCAGGACATCACCAAGTCGGTCCAAGCCGTGACTGAGAACAAGGAACTGAAAAGCGTCACCTTCTCCAAACTCTGAGAGCCCTTGCATCCCGTTCCCCAGCCAGGGGGCTGGCCTTGTCCCACCTCATCCGCAGAAAGGGAGGATGGGCGATGACCGTTGTCTCTATGCCTTCTCACCCAGTCTCCCAGTTTATAACTATATGACAATGACTTCCTCAAGCCCAAGGCCTTATCTTCACCCCACGAACAATAAAGCAAAGTAAAGAAACCGGTGATCTTCTTGGAAAGAGGAgaggtgggaggggctgggaTGCCCGTGGGGGCTCCAGAGACCGCAATCCTGAAGGCTGGGGCTAGAGGCTGGATGCATGGGAATGGATGGCATGGAGGTGATGGCCATTCAGACTGGCAGCGGGCAGGCGAGGGGCACAAGGGAgccagggaaggagggagtgagCAAAAGTCACTGGGCTCCCCCGGGTTGCAAGGCTTCCCGGTCTCCCTGCCTGCCCTGGGGTTGAGGGTGGCGTTTGTGCCCTGCCTGGCGCCTCTCACTGCACAGCACATGGGATCTGGTGCTGGCGTCTGGCTGGGATTCCCTCGTTACCAAATCTTGAGCctcatttctttaaaactttggagtgctggacacggtggctcacacctgtaatcccagcactttgggaggctgaggcaggtggatcgcctgagttcaggagttcgcgaccagcctggccaacatggtgaaaccccatctctactaaaaatacagaaattagctgggtgtggtggcaggtgcctgtagtcccagctactcgggaggttgaggcaggagaatccttgaacctgggaggcgaggttacagcgagccgagatcatgctgctgcactccagcctgggcgacagagcgagactctgtctcaaaaacacaaaaaacgaaaaacaactTTGGggtttctggccgggtgcagtggctcatgcctgtaattccagccctttgggaggctgaggcaggctgatcactcgaggtcaggagtttgagaccagcctggccaacatgggaaaacctggtctctactaaaaatacaaacattagccgggtgtggggcatgcgtgtaatcccagctcttcaggaggctgaggcaggagaatcgcttgaaccaggaggcagaggttgcagtgaaccgggaTGGTGCCATggcacagcagcctgggtgatagagcaagactctgtctcaaaaatgaacaaacaaaacaaacaaaaacttcaaggCTTTTTATCCGTATATCTTCCCAATCTTCTGGATTTATGTTTGGAATGACTGCAAGAGACCAAGCATTAATGTAATGACTTCTATATGGCAAGTCCTGTTctgagcatttattattttaatgatcaAGGACTCTATGAAGTTGATACTATTATGATTATTGTTATgactattattgttgttaattttagagacagggtcttagtctGTCACcgaggctcgagtgcagtggcatgatcatagctcgctgcaaccttgagctcctgggttcaagcgatcctcctgcctcagcctcccgagtagctaggccTACAGATGTTTGCTACcgtatccagctaatttttatttttattttttagagatggggtctcgctatgtttctcaggctggtcttgaactcctgggctcaagcagtcctcctgcttcaacttcccaaagtgctgggattgtaggcacgagccaccacacccagcccaacgttgatactactcttttttttttttttttttttttttgagtaactGTTGGACACACTGCTAGATCTTCTTATTTGGTAGATTAATGACATACAGGCATTACTGGATCACAAattcatgtttaaaatattttgatagctATTCAATGCTTGTTTCCtctgttatgatttttttttttttttttttttttcctgaaacagtctccctctgtcatccaggctggagtgcggtggcatgatcttggctcactggaatctCCACcatcaggttcaagcgattctcctgtctcagcctccaagtagctgggatcataggcgcccgccaccatgcctggctagtttttgtatttttagtagagactggaatttcaccaggctggtctcctgacatcagatgatccacccagctcagccaaccaaagtgctgggattacaggcatgagccaccgtacccagccgaTACTActgctatccccattttacagatgagcacaTGGGCAAATTGAGGGTAAGGCACTGACCCAGGATCAGACAGCTGAGAAGTGGcaaaggcaggatttgaacccagaaccTCTGGCTCCACACACTAGTAATCTAAACCACTCTCACTACACTACAGCGTACGTGGTAAAGCTGTGTGGTGGGCACGTAATCAATGTAGGTCCCTTCACAGTTGCTGGGAGAGGAGGAATTCGCCGTTCCTCTGAGTTCTCCTCCGCTGCCCACCTGTCCTGGGTCACTCctgcagccctgccctgccccgcctGTTCTCACCCTCCCTCTGCCAACAGAATTCTGGGCAGGGTTTTATGGACTCTGATAAGGCCCTGGCAGGGCCGAAGTTCATCAGCACTTCCTCTTTGCAGGGGGGCCTAGGGGAGGGGACCCAGGTGATTTGGGTCCTGGCTGGTCACCAGGGAAGCTGGCAAGGGAAGGGAGACTGGGGTGCGCTCTAGGAGAAGCCGACAGTCTGACAGTCCCAGAAGAGGAGCCCTATGGATCCTCCCCTGCCAGCCACGCCCTTACCCTGGGTATAAGAGCCACCACCGCCTGCCATCCGCCACCATCTCCCCCTCCTGCAGCTCTTCTCACAGGACCAGCCACTAGCGCAACCTCGAGCGATGGCCTATGTCCCCGCACCGGGCTACCAGCCCACCTACAACCCGGTGAGACGCCGACTCAGGCCCCACCCTGCTTGCAGCTCCGTCCATAAGCCCTCACACCAATTTTCCCTAACCTGATCCTGGGGGGACCCATCTAACTCTGTGGTTTGATTTACCCAAAGCTGACCCAGACCCTCAATTTACTCCCAACCTGCCCTCAGGCTGTCTGTGTCCCCGTCTAACTATCGGCCCTCGTCATCTTCAACCTGGTCCTCACCCGTGGTTTCCTCTCCCCTGCTTAAGGGACTGGGGGGCTTTTCCGGGAGGGGTAAAGGCTGCAACAGGCAGATGGCTTGTGAGTCCCCTCACCAGGCCTCTTCTCCAGACACTGCCTTACTACAAGCCCATCCCAGGCGGGCTCAGCGTGGGAATGTCTGTTTACATCCAAGGAGTAGCCAATGAGCACATGAGGAGGTAAGACCCTCCCCAAGCCAGGCCGGGCTGGCAGGGGACTTCCCACAGAGTGCTCTGGGCCTGGCTGTTGGGGGCTTTCTGCCTTACCCCACCCTGGTGAGGAGGGGACTCTTTTGCTGCCCCACCCAATAGCCAGAGACGAGCCTGGGGCAGATCAGGAGTGGGTATGTGGGGGCCGGAAGGTTCAGGGAGGGCTCACCTTGAGAGGCAGCCCCCTGAGTTGGACATTAGACTGAAGCTGATGGGTGCGATGGCAGGAATTGAGATCACAGGCTCAGGCCTGGGTGCCCGAGttaaaatcccagctctgccactccccAGCTCTATGTTGGTGAAAGGGTGAAAGTGACTATAACTCTCTGtacttcactttcttttctttttttttcttttcttttctttttttttttttttttttgagatggagttttgctcttgtcgcccaggctggagtgcaatggcatgatctcggctcactacaacctctgtctcccaggttcaagcgattctcctgcctcagtctctcgagtagctgggattacaggcacgtgccagcataccggctaatgtttgtatttttagtagagatggggtttcaccatgttggccaggctagtctcaaactcctgacttcaagtgatccgcccatctcagcctcccaaagtgctgggattacaggtgtgagccactgtgcctggcccagtctTAGCTTTTTATAAAGGGCCTTAACACAGTGACAATAATTGGCCTcgtatgacttttttttcccttagagatagggtcttgctgtgttgcccaggctgcagtgcagtagcacaatatAAGCTCACTtcggcctccaactcctgggctcaggggatcctcccacctcatcttcccaagcagatgggactacagacatgcgccaccacgcccagctaatttaatttttaacttttttgtttttgagacggagtttcgttcttgttgcccaggctggagtgcaatggcgcgatctctgctcaatgcaacctccacctgccggtttcaagtgattctcctgcctcagcctccccggtagctgggattacaggcatgtgccaccacgcccagctaattttgtatttttcagtagagatggggcttctccatgttggtcaggctggtcacgaactcctgacctcaggtgattcacctgcctcggcctcccagtgctgggattataggcatgagccactgcgcctggctttaatttgtatttattattattatttgttttgtagagacaaagtcttgttatgttgcccaggctggtcttgaactcctgggctcaagcgatcctctagccttggcctcctaaagtgctgggaggatCAGGcactggtgtgagccactctacccaggctgttgtttatttatttattgtttacttcTTCAGTGAGTGCCCACTTTGTGTCCTGACACTAGGGATGGAGGAGTGAACAGGACAGAgacccctgccctcatggagctgacaTCCTAGTagggaaaacataaaaaagaagtccaggccaggcgctgtggctcacgcctgtaatcccagcactttgggtggctaagccaggcggatcacctgagctcaggagttggataccagcctggccaaaacggcaagatctcatctctactaaaaatacaaaattagccaggcctggtaacaggtgcctataatcccagctacttgggagccagatgtgggagaatcacttgagccctgaaggcaaaggttgcagtgagctgagatcacttcactgcactccagcctgggtgacaaagatagactgtctcaaaaaaactaaaaaggcgGCCAGAGAAGGTCTGCCTGGGAAGGAAACATTTCAGCAAAGAACAGAAGGAATGGAGAGAGGGATCCCCGGGGACAGCTGAGGGAAGGGCCGTCCgggcagagggaagagccagTGCAGAGGCCCTGAGACAGGTGTGTGCCTGCCCTGGGGAGCAATTTCAAGGATGCTGGTGTGCCCGGGGGTGCAGAATGTGATGCGGCATGGGTGTTCACAGGGGCCCTCTGGCTGCATCAGGGAAATGATCTTCAGGGCCAGGAGCGGAGCAGGGAGACCCAAAATGCATGGGACAGAGCCTGGCCTGTGGCAGACTCATAGCAGTCATAACTGGAAGTTGGgaagaggctggaggaggtggtcTAAGAAGGCAAGGTGGGCTGGGTACagcaactcacacctgtaatcccagcactttgggaggccgaggtggtaggattgcttgagcccaggagtttgagaccagcctgggcaacatagtgagaccctgtctctacaaaaaaaaaaaaaaaagccaggcatagtggcatgaacctgtagtcccagttactagggcgGTTGATGCAGGAAAATCAGTtgacccaggaggttgaggctgcagtgagctgccatcgtggccaccgcactccagcctggaggacagggcgagactgtgagaccctgtctcaaaaaaagaaaacaaaggtcaagcatggtggctcacacctgtaatcccagcactttgggaagccgaggcaggtggatcacctgaggtcaggagttcgagacctgcctggccaacttggtgaaaccccatctctacttaaaatacaaaaattagctggacgtggtggtgcacgcctataatcccagctacttgggaggctgaggcaggagaatcactggaatccaggaggtggaggttgcagtgagctgagattgtgacactccaactcaggcctgggcaacagagcaagacttcatctcaaaaaaaaaaaaaaaaagaagaagaaggaaaggctATGAGCgaaggtgtggtggtggtgggaatcTGCCCCCCTCAGAATTCACGCCCCCTCCACACCACGGCCCACAGTGCCAAGGTCGCCCCTCAGAGCAGGTGCTGAGGTCCGGACCAGGGAGCCCTGGGACAGGACATCGGGGAGAGGGCTTCCTAGAGGGGCCCCCAGGCACCGGGAGGTGGCACCGGGGGAACGGGCCCTTCATGTCCCGCCAGATTCTTCGTGAACTTTGCGGTGGGACAGGACCCGGGAGCAGACATCGCCTTCCACTTCAATCCGCGGTTTGATGGCTGGGACAAGGTGGTCTTCAACACCCTGCAGGGCGGGAAGTGGGGCAgcgaggagaggaagagaagcatGCCCTTCAAAAAGGGCGCCGCCTTCGAGCTGGTCTTCCTAGTCCTGGCTGAGCACTACAAGGTTTGCATGCTTTCTCTCTCGTttcctgagctggagtgcagtggcgccatctcggctccttccttccttccctctttcctttgttttctttctttctttttttttttttttttttttttttttttttttttttgagatagagtctcaccctgttgcccaggctggaatgcagtggcacgatctcagcttacggcaacctccacctcctgggttcaagagattctcctgcctcagcctcccgagtagctgggactacaggcgcgtgccaccacgctcaactaatttttgtatttttagtagagacagggtttcaccatgttgcccaggctggcctcgaactcctgacctcaggtggtctgcccgcctcggcctcccaaagtgctggaattacaggcatgagccaccgtgcccggcctcttccttctttgtcctctttttccttcctgtttctccattctctcctctttccttccctccttccttccccccttccctcctctcttcttccttctctctccctccctccttcccttctttccttgttCCATCCCCACTTTTTATgtcaacttctttcttttcttttccttctttcctgcctatttttaaaaatcctcttttaGTTCTTTTCCTTA
This window encodes:
- the ECH1 gene encoding delta(3,5)-Delta(2,4)-dienoyl-CoA isomerase, mitochondrial, giving the protein MAAGIVASRRLRDLLSRRLTASNYSGLSVSLRLTGSSAQEEAPDHSYESLRVTSAQKHVLHVQLNRPNKRNAMNKAFWREMVECFNKISRDADCRAVVISGAGKMFTAGIDLMDLASDILQPKGDDVARISWYLRDIITRYQETFSVIEKCPKPVIAAVHGGCIGGGVDLITACDIRYCAQDAFFQVKEVDVGLAADVGTLQRLPKVIGNQSLVNELAFTARKMMADEALGCGLVSRVFPDKEVMLDAALALAAEISSKSPVAVQSTKVNLLYSRDHSVAESLNYVASWNMSMLQTQDITKSVQAVTENKELKSVTFSKL